The Mycolicibacterium smegmatis genome has a window encoding:
- a CDS encoding SDR family oxidoreductase: MQQDTTARVALITGASRGIGAEVAHRLAASGTHSIVNYRANAERAEGIAETIRAAGGQASTIRADIADEASTAAMIDDIGRRFGRLDALVLTALGGPRVGLDPRHAMRLNRDAQRRLARLALPLMPAGGHIVFVTSHQAHFFPHKAVPKGYGPIAASKRAGETALYAMRPEFDRHGVHFTVVSGAMLDEMTIADLWQRREPEAEFASAVVHAATAPKPSGIVFVGRAEYLMTA; the protein is encoded by the coding sequence ATGCAGCAGGACACCACCGCACGGGTCGCCCTGATAACCGGAGCCTCGCGGGGCATCGGCGCCGAGGTCGCACATCGGCTCGCTGCCTCCGGTACCCATTCCATCGTCAACTACCGCGCCAACGCCGAGCGCGCCGAAGGCATCGCTGAGACCATCCGCGCCGCGGGCGGCCAGGCGTCCACGATCCGCGCCGACATCGCCGACGAGGCATCGACGGCCGCGATGATCGACGACATCGGTCGCCGGTTCGGCCGGCTCGACGCCCTGGTTCTCACCGCGCTCGGCGGTCCCCGCGTCGGTCTCGACCCGAGGCATGCCATGCGCCTCAACCGCGATGCGCAGCGCCGGCTGGCCCGTCTCGCGTTGCCGTTGATGCCCGCCGGTGGTCACATCGTGTTCGTCACCAGCCATCAGGCGCATTTCTTTCCGCACAAGGCGGTGCCCAAGGGGTACGGCCCGATCGCGGCGAGCAAGCGTGCAGGCGAGACCGCGCTGTATGCGATGCGGCCCGAGTTCGACCGCCACGGTGTGCATTTCACCGTGGTGTCCGGCGCCATGCTCGACGAGATGACGATCGCCGACCTGTGGCAGCGCAGGGAGCCCGAAGCCGAGTTCGCTTCGGCGGTCGTGCACGCGGCAACGGCGCCGAAGCCTTCGGGCATCGTCTTCGTCGGACGTGCCGAGTACCTCATGACGGCCTGA